One Prinia subflava isolate CZ2003 ecotype Zambia chromosome 8, Cam_Psub_1.2, whole genome shotgun sequence DNA window includes the following coding sequences:
- the LOC134553886 gene encoding olfactory receptor 9S13-like, whose amino-acid sequence MENHTRMSEFILVGFKSHPGSQLLLSVLFSTMYFVTVVGNVCMILIIRMDSNLHTPMYFFLENLSTLDICYSSVITPRAALAFLLGRRSISYSSCASQMFFFSLFGTTEAFFLAVMAYDRFTAVCHPLLYQVIMSRRLCVLMVMGSYLSGCINCAIQTGFTFSLSFCGRREINHFFCDVAAVIRASCSDTLVNELVMLAVCGSIIVGTALVVFVSYGYIIITIVQMPSAESRRKAVSTCSAHMTTICLFFGTVLFMYAQPGATASPHKSNTISVFYTVVIPMLNPFIYTLRNREVKGSLKKQLKRKGFF is encoded by the coding sequence ATGGAAAACCACACCAGGATGAGCGAGTTCATTTTGGTGGGGTTCAAATCCCACCCAGGATCACAGCTCCTCCTGTCTGTTCTCTTCTCCACAATGTACTTTGTCACTGTGGTGGGAAACGTCTGCATGATCCTCATCATCAGGATGGACTCCAACCTGCACACCCCAATGTACTTTTTCCTGGAGAACCTGTCCACCCTGGACATCTGTTATTCCTCTGTCATCactcccagggcagcactggcatTCTTACTGGGCAGAAGAAGCATTTCCTACAGCAGCTGTGCTTCACAAATgttcttcttctctctctttggTACAACAGAAGCCTTCTTCCTCGCCGTGATGGCTTACGATCGCTTCACCGCCGTCTGCCACCCGCTGCTCTACCAAGTCATCATGAGCAGAAGGCTTTGTGTTCTCATGGTGATGGGCTCTTATCTGTCAGGCTGCATCAACTGCGCTATCCAGACAGGCTTCACGTTCAGCCTGTCCTTCTGTGGGCGCAGGGAAATAAACCATTTCTTCTGTGACGTGGCCGCAGTGATCCGCGCCTCCTGCTCCGACACGCTCGTCAACGAGCTCGTCATGCTGGCTGTGTGTGGGTCCATAATCGTGGGCACTGCCTTGGTGGTTTTTGTCTCCTATGGTTATATAATCATCACAATCGTCCAGATGCCCTCAGCTGAAAGCAGGCGCAAGGCTGTCTccacctgctctgctcacatGACGACAATCTGCTTGTTCTTCGGGACAGTGCTCTTCATGTATGCTCAGCCTGGAGCCACAGCTTCGCCCCACAAAAGCAACACCATCTCAGTCTTCTATACTGTTGTTATCCCCATGCTAAACCCTTTCATTTACACCCTCCGAAACAGGGAGGTTAAAGGGTCTCTGAAAAAACAGCTAAAaaggaaagggtttttttag
- the SDR39U1 gene encoding epimerase family protein SDR39U1 isoform X1, protein MRVVVGGGTGFVGRALTQLLRSRGHQVTHVSRRGGTDRITWEELSRSGLPPCEAVVNLAGENVLNPLRRWGDAFCREVISSRVETTKSLAKAIAAAEQPPRAWVLVTGVGYYRPSPTAEYTEDSPGGDFDFFSRLVSSWEAAALIPGGPTRGVVVRSGVVLGRDGGAISQMLLPFRLGLGGPMGSGLQPFPWIHVQDLAGIVCHALEKESVQGILNGVAPSSAGTSNAAFARELAAALGRPALLPVPAWAVRAAFGPERAAMLLEGQRVLPRRTLQSGYCFTFPELPAALKDIVA, encoded by the exons ATGCGGGTGGTCGTGG GTGGTGGGACAGGCTTCGTGGGCAGAGCCCTGACCCAGCTGCTGCGGAGCCGAGGGCACCAAGTGACCCATGTGTCGCGACGAGGGGGCACGGATCGGATCACCTGG GAGGAGCTGTCCCGCTCTGGGCTGCCCCCGTGCGAAGCTGTGGTCAACTTGGCTGGGGAAAATGTCCTCAACCCTCTCCGCAG ATGGGGTGATGCCTTCTGCAGGGAGGTCATCAGCAGCCGGGTGGAGACCACGAAGAGCTTGGCCAAAgccattgctgctgctgaacagcCACCCCGTGCCTGGGTCCTCGTCACTGGCGTAG GTTATTAccgccccagccccacagctgagTACACTGAGGACAGTCCAGGAGGGGATTTTGACTTCTTCTCACGCCTGGTGAGCTCgtgggaggctgcagctctcaTCCCTGGGGGCCCAACTCGCGGCGTTGTGGTGAGATCAG GTGTAGTGCTGGGTCGAGATGGTGGTGCGATCTCTCAGATGCTCTTGCCTTTCCGTCTGGGGCTTGGAGGCCCCATGGGCTCCGGcctgcagcccttcccatgGATCCACGTTCAGGACCTGGCTGGGATTGTGTGTCACGCCCTGGAGAAGGAGTCTGTGCAAGGCATCCTCAACGGGGTTGCCCCTTCCTCCGCCGGCACCTCCAACGCCGCCTTTGCGCGGGAGCTGGCGGCGGCGCTGGGGCGCCCGGCGCTGCTGCCGGTGCCCGCCTGGGCCGTGCGCGCCGCCTTCGGGCCCGAGCGGGCGGCCatgctgctggagggacagagGGTGCTGCCCCGGCGCACCCTGCAGAGCGGCTACTGCTTCACCTTCCcggagctgcctgcagctctcaAGGACATCGTGGCCTGA
- the SDR39U1 gene encoding epimerase family protein SDR39U1 isoform X2, with product MCRDEGARIGSPGRSCPALGCPRAKLWSTWLGKMSSTLSAGYYRPSPTAEYTEDSPGGDFDFFSRLVSSWEAAALIPGGPTRGVVVRSGVVLGRDGGAISQMLLPFRLGLGGPMGSGLQPFPWIHVQDLAGIVCHALEKESVQGILNGVAPSSAGTSNAAFARELAAALGRPALLPVPAWAVRAAFGPERAAMLLEGQRVLPRRTLQSGYCFTFPELPAALKDIVA from the exons ATGTGTCGCGACGAGGGGGCACGGATCGGATCACCTGG GAGGAGCTGTCCCGCTCTGGGCTGCCCCCGTGCGAAGCTGTGGTCAACTTGGCTGGGGAAAATGTCCTCAACCCTCTCCGCAG GTTATTAccgccccagccccacagctgagTACACTGAGGACAGTCCAGGAGGGGATTTTGACTTCTTCTCACGCCTGGTGAGCTCgtgggaggctgcagctctcaTCCCTGGGGGCCCAACTCGCGGCGTTGTGGTGAGATCAG GTGTAGTGCTGGGTCGAGATGGTGGTGCGATCTCTCAGATGCTCTTGCCTTTCCGTCTGGGGCTTGGAGGCCCCATGGGCTCCGGcctgcagcccttcccatgGATCCACGTTCAGGACCTGGCTGGGATTGTGTGTCACGCCCTGGAGAAGGAGTCTGTGCAAGGCATCCTCAACGGGGTTGCCCCTTCCTCCGCCGGCACCTCCAACGCCGCCTTTGCGCGGGAGCTGGCGGCGGCGCTGGGGCGCCCGGCGCTGCTGCCGGTGCCCGCCTGGGCCGTGCGCGCCGCCTTCGGGCCCGAGCGGGCGGCCatgctgctggagggacagagGGTGCTGCCCCGGCGCACCCTGCAGAGCGGCTACTGCTTCACCTTCCcggagctgcctgcagctctcaAGGACATCGTGGCCTGA